A single region of the Acidobacteriota bacterium genome encodes:
- a CDS encoding M20 family metallopeptidase translates to MASENYGRIDGWRDELTEWRRDFHRHPELAFEEERTSQIVTERLRSFGIEEVHHGIARTGVVATIRAGSSDRAVALRADMDALPIHERNQFGHCSTSPGKMHACGHDGHTAMLLGAARYLAQTRNFDGTVQLIFQPAEEKDGGAGVMVREGLFERFPADKVFGLHNFPGVPTGAFATNSGPFMAAIDQFEIEIRGRGTHGAWPHSGIDPIVAASQVVLGLQTLVSRNVDPRRRAVVSVTMSHAGEAFNVIPETAYLAGGVRSFLREVQDTLELGLERVVHGICAAHGASAKVDYQRYYPATVNALRETEEMAAAARSMGWEVDAEMEPLMGSDDFAFLAEERPGSFMMIGNGDSEMLHTPRYDFNDELLTIGAKYWARLAESQLS, encoded by the coding sequence ATGGCCTCCGAAAACTATGGCCGCATCGACGGGTGGCGCGACGAGCTGACCGAGTGGCGGCGCGACTTCCACCGGCATCCTGAGCTCGCCTTCGAGGAGGAACGGACGTCGCAGATCGTGACGGAACGGCTACGGTCGTTCGGCATCGAGGAGGTCCATCACGGCATCGCCAGGACCGGGGTCGTCGCGACGATCCGCGCCGGCAGTTCGGATCGCGCGGTGGCGCTGCGGGCCGACATGGACGCGCTGCCGATCCATGAACGGAACCAGTTCGGGCACTGCTCGACGTCGCCGGGGAAGATGCATGCCTGCGGGCACGACGGCCACACCGCGATGCTGCTGGGCGCTGCCCGCTACCTCGCGCAGACCCGGAACTTCGACGGCACGGTGCAGCTCATCTTCCAGCCGGCGGAGGAGAAGGACGGGGGCGCCGGCGTCATGGTGAGGGAAGGGCTATTCGAGCGCTTCCCGGCGGACAAGGTCTTCGGCCTGCACAACTTTCCGGGCGTGCCGACGGGCGCCTTCGCGACGAACAGCGGACCCTTCATGGCCGCGATCGACCAGTTCGAGATCGAGATCCGCGGCCGGGGAACGCACGGTGCCTGGCCGCACAGCGGCATCGACCCGATCGTCGCCGCGTCGCAGGTCGTGCTGGGACTTCAGACCCTGGTGTCCCGCAACGTGGATCCCCGCCGCCGGGCCGTCGTATCGGTGACGATGAGCCACGCGGGCGAAGCCTTCAATGTGATCCCCGAGACGGCGTATCTCGCCGGCGGCGTGCGCTCCTTCCTGCGCGAAGTGCAGGACACGCTCGAGCTGGGGCTGGAGCGCGTCGTCCACGGCATCTGCGCCGCGCACGGCGCCAGCGCCAAGGTCGACTACCAGCGCTACTACCCGGCGACGGTCAACGCGCTCCGGGAAACGGAGGAGATGGCAGCGGCCGCGCGCAGCATGGGCTGGGAGGTCGACGCGGAGATGGAGCCGCTGATGGGCTCCGACGACTTTGCGTTCCTGGCCGAGGAGCGGCCCGGCTCCTTCATGATGATCGGCAACGGCGACAGCGAGATGCTGCACACGCCGAGGTACGACTTCAACGACGAGTTGCTGACCATCGGCGCCAAGTACTGGGCGCGGCTGGCAGAAAGTCAGCTTTCCTAG
- a CDS encoding efflux RND transporter periplasmic adaptor subunit — MKLAHTHRISAAQALAAMILLFLPIVAGCAFDSGVAGEPPTSEAATADADDAVPVAALPLFRGRIESVLRFSTNLEAESRVDVLAEAERHVTDLLVEEGDTVRSGQTLLLLEDEAQRTALKRVESQLARSRLEYERQNRLFEQDLISEQAYNQARYDMEQLELALEDAERELGYATVTAPISGVVTERLINVGDHVETHAKLFEIVDFDSIVARVFVPERQLAGLFVGQPARVMAQSLAGSREAAIERVSPVVDPQSGTVKVTLGIPGSQGLLPGMYVEVDLVAAVEEDALLAPKRALVYDQEQVFVFRVVEGADGPRAERLLVSILIESEDVVQLAGDLADGERLIVAGQAGLKDGARVRLLDPAEALGSAAELGAASVPTYQPVS; from the coding sequence ATGAAACTCGCCCATACCCACAGGATCTCGGCCGCTCAGGCCCTCGCGGCGATGATCCTCCTGTTTCTCCCCATCGTGGCGGGCTGCGCGTTCGACAGCGGTGTGGCCGGTGAGCCGCCGACATCGGAGGCCGCGACCGCGGACGCCGACGACGCGGTGCCCGTCGCCGCGCTGCCGCTGTTCCGCGGCCGGATCGAGTCCGTGCTCCGGTTCTCGACGAATCTCGAGGCCGAGAGCCGGGTCGACGTCCTGGCCGAGGCCGAGCGGCACGTGACGGACCTTCTCGTCGAGGAGGGCGACACGGTCCGCTCCGGCCAGACCCTGCTGCTGCTCGAGGACGAGGCCCAGCGCACGGCCCTCAAACGGGTCGAGAGCCAGCTCGCGCGCTCGCGCCTGGAGTACGAGCGCCAGAATCGTCTCTTCGAGCAGGACCTGATCAGCGAGCAGGCGTACAACCAGGCGCGCTACGACATGGAGCAACTCGAGCTCGCCCTCGAGGACGCCGAGCGGGAGTTGGGCTATGCGACGGTTACAGCGCCGATCTCGGGCGTCGTCACGGAGCGGCTCATCAACGTGGGCGACCACGTCGAGACCCACGCCAAGCTGTTTGAGATCGTGGACTTCGACTCGATCGTTGCCCGGGTGTTCGTGCCGGAGCGGCAGTTGGCGGGTCTGTTCGTCGGCCAGCCGGCTCGCGTGATGGCCCAGTCTCTGGCGGGTTCGCGAGAGGCCGCGATCGAACGCGTCTCGCCCGTAGTCGATCCCCAGAGCGGCACGGTCAAGGTCACGCTCGGCATCCCTGGCAGCCAGGGCCTGCTTCCCGGCATGTACGTCGAGGTCGATCTGGTGGCCGCGGTCGAGGAGGACGCCCTGCTGGCGCCGAAGCGGGCGCTGGTCTACGACCAGGAACAGGTGTTCGTGTTCCGGGTAGTGGAGGGGGCCGACGGCCCGCGCGCCGAACGCCTGCTGGTGAGCATCCTGATCGAGAGCGAGGATGTCGTTCAACTGGCCGGCGACCTCGCCGACGGCGAGCGTCTGATCGTGGCCGGGCAGGCGGGACTGAAGGACGGCGCCCGGGTGCGGTTGCTCGATCCGGCCGAGGCGCTCGGCTCAGCGGCTGAACTGGGCGCGGCTTCGGTGCCGACGTACCAGCCCGTGAGCTGA